GAGGCGGCCACGATCAGCGGCTGCGCGACACGCGTGTCGCGGATCGTGTCGGCATCCGATTCGGTGCCGTGTGCGATCAGATCGACCTCGGCGGCGTCCGAGTAAGCGGCGAGCTGCTCGGCGACACCTTCGAGCTCGAGCCAGGGGGCGAGGAAACCAGGAGTCTGGGAGCCCTGTCCAGGGCAGGCGACGACGATCACCTAACCATCTTGCCAATGATCTGGCGTGAGCGCTGGATGAACCATCACAAGAATCGGCATTTCGCTTGTGCGTGGCGTACAGGCCGTTGTGCCCGCGCGGTAATCCGATGTCACCGGCGACGGGCGGGCGATCGCCGCCGCGTGGGTTCGGCGCTGCCGATGGATCCCAGGATCAGAGCCGTCTGCAGGATGAGCGCCTCGCGCGGACCGGTGGCATCCCAGCCGATCACCTCACTGACCCGCTTCAGCCGGTAGCGCACCGTGTTGGGATGCACGAACAGCTCGCGTGCGGTGGCCTCCAGGGAACGTCCGTTGTCAAGGTAGCTCCACAGCGTCGTCACGAGATCGGGGGAGTGCGCCTGCAGAGGGCGGAAGATGCGCTCTATCAGCGTCTGCTTGGCCAGCGTGTCACCGGCGAGGGCTCGTTCCGGAAGCAGATCGTCCGCCTCCACCGGGCGCGGTGCGCCCCGCCACGCCCGCGCCACCGCGAAGCCCGCCAGCGCGGCACGCGCGCTCTGGCCGGCGTCGACCAGCGCCGCGACGGGCGGGCCGAGTACGACGTAACCGGGGCCGAATGACGGCTCGAGCCGCTGCGCGATCTCTGCGAAGGGCAGATCTTCGCCGTCCACAGGCTCTCTGCCCGGAGTATGCGCGCGGCCGATGACGAGCACCAGGCGGGACCCCTGCACGCCGATGAGCACATCGACCTGCAGGCGCCGCGCCGTGCGTCGCACCTGATCCACGTCGAACTGCGGCGGCGTCGTGCCGACCAGTACGCATACCTCGCCGTGGCCGTGCCAGCCCAGTGCCGCGATGCGGCTGGGCAGCTCCTCGTCCGCCTCGCCCGTGAGGATGGAGTCCACCACCAGTGCCTCGAGCCTGGCATCCCACAGTCCGCGGGCCTCGGCCGCACGGGCGTAGACATCTGCCGCGGCGAACGCGACGTCACGCGAATACAGCAGGATCGCCTCGCGCAGCTCATCGCCGCGGCCTGCCACCCGCTCTTCGGTCAC
Above is a window of Microbacterium suwonense DNA encoding:
- a CDS encoding PucR family transcriptional regulator, which gives rise to MDKAATLAWLRRISGDIATVTIKRLEDTLPWYADMPPARRSSVGLVAQAGITSFIQWYEDPTSTPWIAADIFAAAPRELLRSVSLQQTLQLIRVTVEVTEERVAGRGDELREAILLYSRDVAFAAADVYARAAEARGLWDARLEALVVDSILTGEADEELPSRIAALGWHGHGEVCVLVGTTPPQFDVDQVRRTARRLQVDVLIGVQGSRLVLVIGRAHTPGREPVDGEDLPFAEIAQRLEPSFGPGYVVLGPPVAALVDAGQSARAALAGFAVARAWRGAPRPVEADDLLPERALAGDTLAKQTLIERIFRPLQAHSPDLVTTLWSYLDNGRSLEATARELFVHPNTVRYRLKRVSEVIGWDATGPREALILQTALILGSIGSAEPTRRRSPARRR